The Anas acuta chromosome 2, bAnaAcu1.1, whole genome shotgun sequence genome contains a region encoding:
- the UBXN2B gene encoding UBX domain-containing protein 2B isoform X1 — translation MADGGAAPARPDGDVAAAAAAAAATPGVRRDRQPRSGRPPSARDLQLALAELYEDEAKRQALCPDKPTTTKMNSSKVSQGLKIDSFRSLRKPERSMSDDKENQRFYSGDSEYRGLQISEASNNPSKIVAELFKEAKEHGAVPLDEASRSSGDFNKAKSFSGGGYRLGDSSQKHSEYIYGENQDVQVLLKLWRNGFSLDDGELRSYSDPTNAQFLESVKRGEIPVELQRLVHGGQVNLDMEDHQEQEYVKPRLRFKAFSGEGQKLGSLTPEIVSTPSSPEEEEKSILNAPVLIDDSMPATKIQIRLADGSRLIQRFNQAHRIKDIRDFIIQSRPAFATTDFVLVTTFPNKELTDESLTLQEADILNTVILQQLK, via the exons ATGGCGGACGGCGGGGCAGCGCCCGCCCGGCCCGATGGGGAcgtggcggcggcggcagcggcagcggcggcgaCTCCCGGTGTCCGCAGGGACCGGCAGCCCCGCAGCGGCCGCCCGCCCAGCGCTCGGGACCTGCAG CTGGCCTTGGCAGAGTTATATGAAGATGAAGCTAAAAGGCAGGCACTGTGTCCTGACAAACCAACAACTACGAAGATGAACAGCTCAAAAGTATCACAGGG TCTTAAAATTGATTCTTTCAGAAGTTTGAGAAAACCTGAGAGAAGCATGAGCGAtgacaaagaaaaccaaag ATTTTATTCAGGTGACTCCGAATACAGAGGATTACAGATTTCTGAGGCTTCTAATAACCCGAGTAAAATTGTTGCTGAACTCttcaaagaagcaaaagaacatGGGGCTGTTCCATTAGATGAAGCCTCAAGATCGTCTGGTGACTTCAATAAAGCTAAG tcattttctggTGGTGGATATAGATTGGGTGATTCATCACAAAAGCACTCTGAATACATATATGGAGAAAATCAAGAT GTTCAAGTTTTGCTGAAACTCTGGAGGAATGGGTTCAGTTTAGATGATGGAGAGTTGAGGTCATACTCAGACCCAACAAATGCTCAGTTTCTTGAGTCTGTTAAAAGAGG gGAAATTCCTGTGGAATTGCAACGACTTGTTCATGGTGGCCAGGTTAATCTGGATATGGAAGACCACCAAGAACAGGAATATGTGAAGCCGAGACTGCGATTCAAAGCTTTCAGTGGAGAAGGACAAAAACTTGGAAG CCTTACACCTGAAATAGTCAGCACACCTTCTTccccagaggaggaggagaaatctATTCTTAATGCACCTGTTCTGATTGATGATTCCATGCCAGCAACTAAAATTCAAATTAGATTAGCAGATGGTAGCCGATTAATACAAAGATTTAATCAAGCGCACAG GATTAAGGATATTCGAGATTTCATTATCCAGTCCCGTCCAGCATTTGCAACAACTGATTTTGTTCTCGTGACTACCTTTCCAAATAAAGAGCTAACAGATGAAAGCCTGACACTACAAGAAGCAGATATACTCAACACTGTGATTCTTCAGCAATTAAAGTAA
- the UBXN2B gene encoding UBX domain-containing protein 2B isoform X2, whose product MADGGAAPARPDGDVAAAAAAAAATPGVRRDRQPRSGRPPSARDLQLALAELYEDEAKRQALCPDKPTTTKMNSSKVSQGLKIDSFRSLRKPERSMSDDKENQRFYSGDSEYRGLQISEASNNPSKIVAELFKEAKEHGAVPLDEASRSSGDFNKAKSFSGGGYRLGDSSQKHSEYIYGENQDVQVLLKLWRNGFSLDDGELRSYSDPTNAQFLESVKRGEIPVELQRLVHGGQVNLDMEDHQEQEYVKPRLRFKAFSGEGQKLGRIKDIRDFIIQSRPAFATTDFVLVTTFPNKELTDESLTLQEADILNTVILQQLK is encoded by the exons ATGGCGGACGGCGGGGCAGCGCCCGCCCGGCCCGATGGGGAcgtggcggcggcggcagcggcagcggcggcgaCTCCCGGTGTCCGCAGGGACCGGCAGCCCCGCAGCGGCCGCCCGCCCAGCGCTCGGGACCTGCAG CTGGCCTTGGCAGAGTTATATGAAGATGAAGCTAAAAGGCAGGCACTGTGTCCTGACAAACCAACAACTACGAAGATGAACAGCTCAAAAGTATCACAGGG TCTTAAAATTGATTCTTTCAGAAGTTTGAGAAAACCTGAGAGAAGCATGAGCGAtgacaaagaaaaccaaag ATTTTATTCAGGTGACTCCGAATACAGAGGATTACAGATTTCTGAGGCTTCTAATAACCCGAGTAAAATTGTTGCTGAACTCttcaaagaagcaaaagaacatGGGGCTGTTCCATTAGATGAAGCCTCAAGATCGTCTGGTGACTTCAATAAAGCTAAG tcattttctggTGGTGGATATAGATTGGGTGATTCATCACAAAAGCACTCTGAATACATATATGGAGAAAATCAAGAT GTTCAAGTTTTGCTGAAACTCTGGAGGAATGGGTTCAGTTTAGATGATGGAGAGTTGAGGTCATACTCAGACCCAACAAATGCTCAGTTTCTTGAGTCTGTTAAAAGAGG gGAAATTCCTGTGGAATTGCAACGACTTGTTCATGGTGGCCAGGTTAATCTGGATATGGAAGACCACCAAGAACAGGAATATGTGAAGCCGAGACTGCGATTCAAAGCTTTCAGTGGAGAAGGACAAAAACTTGGAAG GATTAAGGATATTCGAGATTTCATTATCCAGTCCCGTCCAGCATTTGCAACAACTGATTTTGTTCTCGTGACTACCTTTCCAAATAAAGAGCTAACAGATGAAAGCCTGACACTACAAGAAGCAGATATACTCAACACTGTGATTCTTCAGCAATTAAAGTAA